The Styela clava chromosome 10, kaStyClav1.hap1.2, whole genome shotgun sequence genome window below encodes:
- the LOC144428112 gene encoding uncharacterized protein LOC144428112: protein MAVTRLNRYMFVTPKLIKVSSSDVIEDLGLLATQTKEGGTIMLMGQNFTGKTACCSYFLQHVPNAKLAYFLDYEEVKTLKTKFNVKSILHKYMSNLSEEEMDFVFHWMKKNSNQIVLIVDNFNLSPEFNSQNLFYETEGLPNQIFYNLLVTNRQVFPKSQVFFSTACDSMKQFLNPTLSLNIDGFDDTGIMNMKKKILGEKSDIVLTDALRFFCTVPGFCESILYMKKNNKIEADPNSFSSILVQHFLENLNRYPPVQKKVKINHLWQKINDVPKIIKSANINPEKVKKRKDRSNSQSQVATSVMESSMNSSGLSFSEFDEGSGKSSTNCDNLQKLNIIAMYFALFCKYDDFKKRLRKKSLKFGSFVKIWIMIAGLLREKTVETAKKIFEPAEIMIDETEVAYKRDVIKNFIKENIGNILKQIYIQPQITLDWFSICNELNDDKLLQMCEKKIEITDKSTTDEVDKAADFLRRLPKKFCSNVKVKYACNDATKTWSIDSAIKENPNGDQIRVKSEGSKSINPRKRNPSKYQSRSGTDNQMSPALSPTSPMDNGFPEISEDAKNTSLVMENQLQQGPDLSVEPDNNSIHSQDAPSESSEKSKQF, encoded by the exons aTGGCTGTAACCCGTCTAAACAGATATATGTTCGTCACACCAAAGCTCATTAAAGTTTCGAGTAGTGATGTCATAGAAGATCTTGGATTACTTGCAACTCAAACTAAAGAAGGAGGCACTATAATGCTTATGGGACAGAATTTCACAGGCAAAACTGCATGTTGTAGCTATTTCTTGCAACATGTACCCAATGCAAAACTGGCATATTTTTTGGATTACGAAGAAGTCAAAAcactcaaaacaaaatttaatgtgaAATCAATACTGCATAAGTACATGTCGAATCTGTCTGAAGAGGAAAtggattttgtttttcattggATGAAGAAAAACTCTAATCAAATTGTATTAATTGTTGATAATTTCAACTTATCACCTGAATTCAATTCTCAAAATCTTTTTTATGAAACTGAAGGActaccaaatcaaattttttataacTTACTAGTCACCAATCGACAAGTATTCCCCAAGTCTCAAGTATTCTTCTCTACAGCATGTGATTCGATGAAACAGTTTTTGAACCCCACACTGTCCTTAAATATTGATGGCTTTGATGATACTGGAatcatgaatatgaagaaaaagATTTTGGGAGAAAAAAGTGACATTGTTCTTACTGATGCTCTCCGATTTTTTTGCACAGTTCCAGGATTCTGTGAAAGTATTTTgtacatgaaaaaaaataataaaatcgagGCAGATCCCAACTCATTCTCTTCCATACTCGTTCAACATTTCCTTGAGAACTTGAACAGATATCCACCGGTTCAAAAGAAAGTCAAAATCAATCACTTGTGGCAGAAAATTAATGACGtaccaaaaataattaaatctgCTAATATTAATCCAGAGAAagtgaaaaaaagaaaagacaGGTCAAACAGCCAATCACAAGTTGCTACATCGGTCATGGAATCGTCTATGAACAGTAGTGGTCTTTCATTCTCAGAATTTGATGAGGGTAGTGGAAAATCTTCAACAAACTGCGACAACTTGCAGAAGTTAAATATCATTGCTATGTACTTTGCATTATTCTGCAAATATGATGATTTTAAAAAAAGACTGAGAAAAAAATCTTTAAAGTTTGGCTCATTTGTAAAGATATGGATAATGATTGCTGGATTGCTGAGAGAGAAAACAGTGGAAACGgcaaagaaaatatttgaacctGCTGAAATAATGATTGATGAAACGGAAGTTGCCTATAAGCGTGACgttataaaaaatttcatcaaagagaatattggaaatattttaaaacaaatttacatTCAACCACAAATAACGTTGGACTGGTTTTCAATCTGCAATGAACTTAATGATGATAAACTTCTCCAAATGTGcgaaaagaaaattgaaattacggACAAAAGCACAACTGATGAAGTGGATAAAGCAGCTGATTTTCTGCGTCGGCTACCaaaaaaattctgctctaaTGTGAAAGTGAAGTACGCCTGTAACGATGCAACAAAAACGTGGTCAATAGATAGCGCAATCAAGGAGAACCCGAACGGCGAT caAATACGGGTGAAGAGTGAAGGTTCAAAAAGCATTAATCCACGGAAACGCAATCCGTCCAAATATCAATCAAGATCAGGAACGGATAACCAAATGTCACCAGCATTGTCGCCAACATCTCCTATGGATAATGGCTTCCCAG AAATTAGTGAAGATGCAAAGAATACTTCTTTGGTGATGGAGAATCAACTTCAACAAGGTCCAGATTTGTCTGTAGAGCCAGATAACAACTCAATACATAGTCAAG atGCTCCAAGCGAATCCAGTGAAAAATccaaacaattttga